The DNA window AGGTTTTGGAAACAGCTTCTTCACAGTACCTTAGAAAAAGAATCTCAATGTGTGTTagtaattttcttcagctgtggaCAGCAATCCTGCAAGACCAGCTTtgtaaagaagaaagcaatatttGCCTTCCACGCTGGACAGACCTGTTGCTTAGCTGGTGCAATTTGAATGATTCTCCCAACAAAAATGCTCTCTCTGAGTTTGCAAATACATTGGTTTAAAATGCACTCAGAGGACagcaagtattttttattaatttttttaaactttgcacTGCAAAACCAGTATGAAATTCAATTGGTTCATTCTTTTTGCCACCTTCAAGCTGAGCTTTTTCTTTGCCAGACTTCTATCCCAATCTGAATGCTGCAGTGAGCTTAAATCTTTTTGTCAGATTGCTCAGATGAGTGGTCTCAcgcatttttttgtgtgtgttcttcAGGGTACAGTAGGATTGCAGTCTTACAGCATCAGTTGCCTGTGCTGGAGACGTTGACTGATTCGTGCCGCCTTTCTCTGAATCCAGCAGGGGGAAAACTCAGTTTACCATGACTCTTGCAGTGTGGGTGCTGGACCTGAGCATCATCAGTTCACGTGGGCTTCTGGGGATGTTCAGGGCCTGTCAAAGCTCAGATCAATGGCAAATGTTGGAAGAAATTGTGTTCCAGTCACAGAGCACTGTGTTTCTTCCTCTGTATGTAAACAACCAATACATATTTCTATCTTAGATTCTAGTTTTGGAAACCACTTAGGCATATATGTAGCTTTGCCACCTTGAATTTGTCCCTGTTTAGCAAAAGGATGTGTGTCTGAAAAGAGTTTTGGAAGGCTTCCTTGCAGATGTGTTAGGCTGTTTTTATTGATCCCACATACATGAACTCAGCTTTATAAGTGCAAGGCAGTTTAGGTGCAAGTAGAAGAATTGGGTTCCAGGACTGCTACAAAAGACATAAAGGAAAGGtgaatgacaaaaaaattaaaataaagtaaaataaaatacatggtGCTTCAACGTCTGCTTTCAGTTGCTCCTATtatgaggaagggaaaaataaaatagtgaaaaagGAAGCTACACTGTTAGATGTCGTATAAATCAATGTCAGGAAACACCCCTGATTTTTTATTCAGATTATTATCTCAAAGGGCAGcagaaaaatggcatttttcaggTAATGTTTGACTACCAAAAAATGTCATCTGTTACTGTATGTATCTGTGATATTAAGGGTTTGATCTTGAAAAAGGGCAAATCTGCTTCACCTGACCAGAGTTAGTTTAGGTGTGGCtagaatggaaaattattttttcaatggGCTAATCGCCAGGGCAAAACTTAGATACAGTGTCACAGACGACAATGTCTTAAGTTCAGAAGAGGAACGGGtagctggaaaaaatgaattgcCAATGTGAAATCCTAGTTTCAATCATTTAGATAGAAAAGCTCTGCTGGTCaagattttttcttcctaagaaaCAGAAGGTCTGTTGTGTAACAGGTTGCCATgcgtatttttttaattttagttattttttgttaggatttttcttagtttcatcttctttttcttttttttctttcagtaagcCAACACTTGGCACTCATTCTGATTTCAGACTTGTTTTAAATCCTTGTACAACTTCATCAAAAACGATGGAGTTATTTTCTGGCAAAATCGAGCCCCTTTATATGTTTCATTAGAAACAGCTCTCAAGGGATtagtttctctttcctcctccgCTCCCTCCCCTCAGGATGCAGAGTGATTGTCTAACAGTACttagctgtttttatttttcattgccatgcaatttttatttaattaaggTGCAGATACATTGGCACAGCGTGTACACAGAATGGCTAGTGGTCAGCTTTAAAATATACGGATATGCAAAACCTTTGCCTTGGCACAcgctgcttttctgcagctcagctgaaatGCATACTTCACAGTGAAGCCAGACCGTTTCTTTGCGACAGGCTTTATTAATCCTAATCTTTTGATCGCCAGCACACGGAGTACGCTCAGGCGCCACAGAGACCCTTCCATCAGCGTGGTGGTGTGTGTCTCGAAGGCTGCGTATTTTTCATACTTTGGGGAATGAGTTTCAGAACCCCAGTGGAACCAGAGGGGCTGAAATGACAGTGTGTTTCAGAGCAACAATGCGaagcaaaaaaaagggggagacccaacatttttctcctctttcatttaGCAGGAGAGGTGAAGAAATGGCTTCGGCTAAGCATGAGAATGAGGACATACTCATTGCTGCCCAACTCCAGCAGACTTTGGCTGGCCTGGATGAAGATTTAGAAGGTAGGGAAGTGTGTTACCTCTGAAGTACAAAAGAGAGAGGCATAACCAGGAGGTACAGGGTCAAACCGTACTCTGGGACATCTGCGCATTTCTCACTAAGATCACTGGGAACAACCGACAGGTCGGAGGCAGAATGTGGTCCACCCAAAGTggctcctctccctttgcttcGGGGGTGGCCACTCTTTATAGGCTGAATATTTTTCAAGCTGCTTATTAGATTGTCATTGTATTTCGGTGCCTGCTACCAAGAAGAGATGAACAGCAGTTTATGGACACATTTTCTGGGCCAAATTTGGTAtaatttcattgacttcagcaaagctAAATCAGTTGTGAATTTAGCTCTGTGTTTAATGAACAATGcctctgttttctattttatcaTAATGAAGTGGAGAAGGGGGGGGACGTTTTTGTACCCAATGCCTCCTCTGAATTAGCAGACAtgatttaaagttaaaaaattaaaaccatgaaCAGAAACAGTGGGAAGAGACAAAATGTCATATTgtgctcttctttttcctaatgtgaataaaaatatttccctattAATGGTTAGTCACCAAATGATGTTGAATACTTCTTTAAAACTTCCCATCTTTATTTCAGTACTGCTGCAGTGGATTTGattctaatttaatttctgtgagtTCTCTAACACTGCAATTTCTTAGCTTCTGTGTTGTAACCCTTGATTTACACCAGCAAATTTGAGAGGAGAGTTAAGCTTCTTGCACAATGAGACTTCTGGAGTCACTGGTAATGAAGGGTgagaagaatggagaaaaaatacaagtactgtttctttgtttgcttgctCAAGGAAATCCTTCAGCTGGGCTGTTATTACTAACCAGGTCTGGGAAACATAATTTGGAGTTGCTCGCTGtttctcagaaatgtttctccttTGGAGTCATGTGGTGAAATGTTTATCACTGAGAGAAGTTAGTCAAAGATAAGGTATGAACAATAgattaaattctgctttcagctgcatttGTATGTTTCCCACTGGCTGAAGCGGGAGGACTGCAGGAATATTTGGCTGATCCTAATCAGCAACCAGACAATAAAAAGGACCCAGATCTCTCCTTTTTTGTAGTACAGGCATAAATATATTCCTGTTAGTTTTAGTGTAACTGAAATATCTGATCCGCTTAAGCTTGTACTGGCCATTTGGGTAATTTAAAGTCATATTGCTTAAACACTGCCTGTATGTAATGTTGTATGTGTATTTTGCAGCAGCGGATGGTATAAGTAACTCTGACTCCGAGTGCAATGAAGTATTGAGCCCACATACAAGAAAAGTTGAGGCTGCCCAAGATGTTACCATTTCTGTTCCAGTAACAGTCATAGATGATGCTCCAGAAGTTAGCACCTCTAACTCAGCTGGAAATCAAGAGACAGAGACAAGGGTTTCACAAAATATCTCAGCTGACTCTGTTAATACAGGaaactttacaaataaaaataacaatgcaGGTTCCTTTGATAAGGGGCACACAGATGGTGGAGCTATATGCATATCCAAGGACCTAATACATCAGCAACCATCTGAAAATGAATTCAGTCACCTGCCTGTGGAACAGAGGAGAGATATGTTTGAATCTCTCACATCCTCCTTcgaaaaaagaagtgaaaagaacTTAAGACTGGAACCCCTCCCCAAACATGGCCTGAAGTCTGAGGAATGTAAATCTAAGCTGACTCCATCTCACTCCAAGGCAACAGCTGAAATCAGTAcagcaaaagagaagataaatcCATTTAATGAATGTAGTAACAGGGAAAgatctctgaaaaaaagcaagtcagaATTAGAAATCAAATGGCCACCAGGAAAAAGAATTGAAGTAGAAGAAGTCTCATCAACACCCACATGGTGTCATCGTGCCCAGAATTCAGGAACAAACTATGAACCCAAAATGGGTTTGACAACCTTTAAAGTTGTCCCTCCCAAACCTGAAGTAAAACATTTCGATAGAGGAGTTTCACTCGCCACTGGTGCCATTAAGATAGATGAACTGGGCAACCTTGTAGGCCCAAACACTGGTGTCAGTAAGCACATACCAGGCACCTCTACTGATGAAAGTGAGGAAATTCATCTTGGGAAAGTGAAGGCATTCTGGAGGTCAAGTTCTATAGAAAAGCAAAGTGATGACTCTGCTGAGCATCCTCCTAAAAAGTCAGCAATCACCACAACCTCTAAGCCCTTTACTATAAAACATGAACACAAACCCATCAGTCTTGCAGCTCCAAAACCTGTAGCACCACAAACTGTTACTACCCAGATAGCTGAAAGACAGTCTGAGAATGAAAGGACCAAACCACTTCTTCCAGTTACACAGTCTCAGGTAACACAATTAGTCACCCCAACCAGTAATAAGGACAAGCTGGAGCTCCCATTTGTAAAGCCACATAGGAGGACTTCAAGCCAGTACGTTGCCTCTGCCATTGCAAGACACATCAGCGTAACTACCTTGAAGTCCGACTCTATGGAATGTcatgagaaagatgaaaataagcAAGGGGCAGGAGAGGTTAAAACTGAAGCAGGAGTTTCACCAAAAAGATGTGTTATTGCCAAATACAGCCCTGTGGAAACAGaatcagcagaaacaaaagaaacgctttcaagtatttttacttGCAGTCAAAAAGCATCCCACAGGTTTACACCTGGTGATAATTCTGGCATGGAAAACAAAGTAGTTAACATCAGGGCACCAAATCAAGCAACTCCTCTGAATTTCTATAAAAAGAATACTAGTGTCCCACTTAGTAAATCCTCTTCAAAGGATAACAACAGTGCAGAAGATTATGGTTTAAGCAGCAAACAAACTATAGCAGAGAAAAAGACGTGTCTTTTGTTGGACCAGAAATGTGAGACTTTGACCCATACTAATTCAGCCTCATCTCTCAAGTCTCCTGATCTCCAAGGGGTCCCGTCCTCTTTCAGCTCATCTTTGCGAATCACTAAGTGGCCGCCTCCTAACGGTGTACAAGGTAGTTCACTTAAAGCTTCATCCGAGCTAAATGGTGCAGCAGCAAACGCAGAGtcagaacaggaggagaaacCTGATGATTCGGATATTAATGCTATCAGTGAACTGGATGTTAATGTGCAGACTAATATCTTTGGACCAAAGAAGAAGTTCAAACCTGTCGTCCAAAAACCAATTCCAAAGGACACATCACTGCATAGTGCCCTAATGGAAGCCATTCAaacaggagggggaaaggagaaactCAGAAAGGTAAAGTGGAGACTTTTTTTAGCCTGTTCAGACTGCAGAGCCCTGTACTCGCCCTGTCAGGCACCAGAGGTTTTATAACTCGTACAGTTTCTGGTCAGCTGGAGTACACAAGGCATTTGAAAAATTTATAATGGCAAAATACAGACCAAGGCACTGCTTATTCTGCACATCCTGTACATTATGCAACACCGTTGGTGCTGCACTAGCTAGAAGAGGCAGAGGGTGCAGAGATACAGCATAAAGGAGCGGTAATTGAGGTTAGCCTAGGAGCCCAACACGCATTCCAGTGCATTATGTAAAAACAGGAACACATACCATGGAGAAAACCTGTAAATAcctgcaatgaaagaaaactgcattttgtatTACTAGGTGATACTAGTTTGCCACTGACTTCATGCTCAGGGGATATGAGACTGCATCTGTAAGTACAGCATTGCTATCTACACATATCCTCACCATTCAGTGTCAGTAAGGGCTGTAAAAGCAAGCCCGAAAGAAGACAGACTGATTAGTCTCCATAGCTTGCATTCTGGTACAagtgccaaaaatatttttagtagtGTTTCCAAACTATCTCTAAGTAAATATCTAATAACAATGTGAGGtttattcttttcatcttctAGGTTTCAGACAGTGCACTAAATGGCAATCACAGGAAACCATCATATGCTGAGCCAGAGAATGAGCGCTCAGCCCTACTAGCAGCAATTAGAGGCCACAGTGGCACCTCAAAGCTGAGAAAGGTAAGAAATCAAGATGGTAAGTGATCTTTTAAGTGCTGTCTGTTCCTGCTGGGTGTTTTGAATAAACCCAGATATGCCACAAACTAAACATTGTGCTGTAAAGAGAAAAGTTGATGGGGATGTAATATGACACAAGGCCAGATCTGACTTACACAGATAGCATAGCGGGTCCGATCCTATCCTCTGCTGTAAAACTTAACACTCTTTCAAACGGTGCACTtttagctgagaaaaaaaacacatagaAATCCAAACGAATTACAAGGACTATACATAGAAGACATCAAATGTTCATCATTTTCACATTTAGGTGGGGGATTTTGTGCTTTAGGAGTATGCAGTTAGATTGATATAGTTGCATTAACTACCATATATATCCAATCCTTGTTACCTGGAAACACATTAGGGCTTCTTCATTCATGCTATTTATCTGTTAACACAAGCATGTTGTACACAAGTAATTGATGTTGATGGAACATCAGCTTTCACCACTGCAGGATGATTCATTCTGTCTGAAAGATTTATCTAATCATTAAAACATCTCTTATTACTAATAGCCAAAACCTGCATTGTTCTAGCCTTAATTTTCACTCAGTTCGCTAATCCAGCCAAGGATGTGTATTTGGCAAGGAGGTTCCCGTTTCCCTCGTGCAATGACTCAGGCCATTAGCACATATCCAGATAGCTGGTATTAGATAGAAAGAATCTCTTGCTTGTGTTAGGCAATTACTTCATCCCTCACATATCTTACTGCCCTTGCTGCAGGTAGGGTACAGCTTCCCCTGAGCCCGAGAGCAGGACATGCTAGGCAGCAGCCATCTTCACACATACTTAACTACATTCTGCATTCATTGGGAATAAATGTAAATTTGTGTAAAAGACACTCTGACAATGAAGTGGTGTGGTGTATTATCACAGAGACTTTTTGGAATACTTTCCTCCCAGAGAAGCTTTTGCCGTCATTTTAAAGGAAGTTGCTTAGAAACCGTACGCCTCTTTTTCACACCATGTCACCTATGCTTGTTAAAGCACCTTGTTTGTATGCGTACAGGGCAAGATACAGATGTGCTATGATGAAAAGGCTGTCCCTTTCATGTTATCTCAAATGTTCTTATTTTATCTGACATTACATTGTTTCCATAtattgtgtgtatgtgtacagTGAAGGAATAGAATATAAGAGCTCTCTGAATGTGGACTATTTGATGGGAAATGaatcctttcatttttcactaGATAAgttttgtgcctcagtttctctgaaaaaggaaTGCTAATGCATCTGCTTGAAGACCTCCCATTTGGCACATGATACTGAATTTCCTAATAATCGCCAAATCATTGCAATTACTAACAGTTTATCATGCTTATTCCTAGTAACGTCGTTAACggcaaaaatatttgttgagaCAGTTGATGGAAAAGCTGGCTTAGTCTGAAAAATCGCCTCCTCTCCCTGCATTCATTTAAAGTACGATGAGTTTCCAAGCTGGTAATTCGTGCAGAAATTTTAGTTTCCGAAATTCCACAGAAACATGCTTGGAAGAGCAATCAATTGATTTTGTTCTCAGTGCTTTCACGTAGTTCTCTCTGGtcctattttattatttttttttagtgtggcTGGAAACTTTAGGTTTAACggcatttttttcaatgaagcCATGTCTGAGAGCTCAGATCTAGAAGAGCCTCCCTGTCATCTGAGATTATTTCTGTGCAGCCCAGACTGCAAAAAGTAATGAGATTCCTGGGTGGCTACTGCAGCCTTAATATATCTTCCTGATTCCAAAACCCTCGTGGTTGTTTCCAAATGAGTACCAAGTCCAACTCTCTCTCTTACCTTACATACCAAGAAGAGTTACAGGATGCTGGAGCTCACAGTAAGTAAAGACTGAGTTTCTGAGACAGAGTCAATGCCAAATCCTTGATGCTGGTAATCAGCCCAGCTGAGTGATGCGAGTGAGTAGTAACAGATGTTCAACCCCATGAGCAAACAAAAGTTCTACATGTTTTACATCATTCAAGCAAAGTGGAATCGGGGTACTGAAAGTGCATCAAATGTCAAATAATTACAGTTTAATCATGCTTGATATTAATTACCTCCTTTCAACTGCATCTTGAGCAGATCTCCTCACTGGCCTCCAAAGAGCTGCAGAGTTTTAGGAATGCAGAACTGTCcttgcagaaggcagcagacCCTCAGGAAGAGCAGCTTTGTATCCCACCTGCCCCCGCCCagccgccaccaccacctcccactcagctgtcagcagcagctcctaAATCCTCTGCCACGGCTACAGGTAACCCTGGGGAGGCAAGGCAAGCCCTAATGGAGGCCATTCGCTCCGGTGCTGGAGCAGCAAAGttaaaaaaggtaaatgtacttctattttttattatggaTGCAACGACCTAGGCTTGCTGTGCTTTGAGAGCCATTTATAAGCTATTCTAGCCCcgtatttctttcttccatcaGAAGGAGGTATATGCACTGTTTTCTCTAAGTGAATCAAAGATCAGGAGTGTATTTCAAACCTTTGAACAGCTATTAAAGCATACTATTAAGCATAAAACATGCCTGTGCATGTGTGCAACCATATGAGTAGtcaatacttttttattttt is part of the Balearica regulorum gibbericeps isolate bBalReg1 chromosome 2, bBalReg1.pri, whole genome shotgun sequence genome and encodes:
- the COBL gene encoding protein cordon-bleu isoform X2 codes for the protein METLVRPGASKPPSGRRMKARAPPPPNQASAASRTHSEHKSPAETAVISDQNLVSMKENMINRSVDFTVILPSGVEQKSTVQGSKAVMDLLVDLCSQYRLNPSQHSLELKSSGTQQPLSYKPNTLIGALDVQMVLLKEKVPEEKTKRPLPRVPEKSVRLVVNYLKTQKAVVRVSPEVPLHNIIPAICEKCEVSQEHIVLLRDGITGEELELTKSLEELGIKELYAWDRKRVPPSKTQSEPSLNYREPHRKASISNDAIEKEKTRLLGLFKADRRSSKTEEHLRMNRDCGEEDVFSSASTSEGSLDGFSTAPNSPSVNSRSSSLGPSLSLGNISGMTANPEVKKRRAPPPPVVTPALQNLTMSGQEKTGAQISQGASLNDLQKKKRRAPLPPAASAPPTPAMPNRTEEREDKRKSTMGDGRQVPQKPPRGTTRGPPQLVIPPPPPYPPPDRDIVDPTVCYREADVTAPTELVPKQSLLPAHDNVYVVDDMVLELSEVEETASESSCFASEDTTEDSGVVSSPSDIVSLDSQNDSMKLRDIKLVNGCMDSAEADAMCGTEMCPVKNACCNSVGSDSAPQRRGEEMASAKHENEDILIAAQLQQTLAGLDEDLEAADGISNSDSECNEVLSPHTRKVEAAQDVTISVPVTVIDDAPEVSTSNSAGNQETETRVSQNISADSVNTGNFTNKNNNAGSFDKGHTDGGAICISKDLIHQQPSENEFSHLPVEQRRDMFESLTSSFEKRSEKNLRLEPLPKHGLKSEECKSKLTPSHSKATAEISTAKEKINPFNECSNRERSLKKSKSELEIKWPPGKRIEVEEVSSTPTWCHRAQNSGTNYEPKMGLTTFKVVPPKPEVKHFDRGVSLATGAIKIDELGNLVGPNTGVSKHIPGTSTDESEEIHLGKVKAFWRSSSIEKQSDDSAEHPPKKSAITTTSKPFTIKHEHKPISLAAPKPVAPQTVTTQIAERQSENERTKPLLPVTQSQVTQLVTPTSNKDKLELPFVKPHRRTSSQYVASAIARHISVTTLKSDSMECHEKDENKQGAGEVKTEAGVSPKRCVIAKYSPVETESAETKETLSSIFTCSQKASHRFTPGDNSGMENKVVNIRAPNQATPLNFYKKNTSVPLSKSSSKDNNSAEDYGLSSKQTIAEKKTCLLLDQKCETLTHTNSASSLKSPDLQGVPSSFSSSLRITKWPPPNGVQGSSLKASSELNGAAANAESEQEEKPDDSDINAISELDVNVQTNIFGPKKKFKPVVQKPIPKDTSLHSALMEAIQTGGGKEKLRKVSDSALNGNHRKPSYAEPENERSALLAAIRGHSGTSKLRKISSLASKELQSFRNAELSLQKAADPQEEQLCIPPAPAQPPPPPPTQLSAAAPKSSATATGNPGEARQALMEAIRSGAGAAKLKKVPLLV
- the COBL gene encoding protein cordon-bleu isoform X10 is translated as MKARAPPPPNQASAASRTHSEHKSPAETAVISDQNLVSMKENMINRSVDFTVILPSGVEQKSTVQGSKAVMDLLVDLCSQYRLNPSQHSLELKSSGTQQPLSYKPNTLIGALDVQMVLLKEKVPEEKTKRPLPRVPEKSVRLVVNYLKTQKAVVRVSPEVPLHNIIPAICEKCEVSQEHIVLLRDGITGEELELTKSLEELGIKELYAWDRKREPHRKASISNDAIEKEKTRLLGLFKADRRSSKGFSTAPNSPSVNSRSSSLGPSLSLGNISGMTANPEVKKRRAPPPPVVTPALQNLTMSGQEKTGAQISQGASLNDLQKKKRRAPLPPAASAPPTPAMPNRTEEREDKRKSTMGDGRQVPQKPPRGTTRGPPQLVIPPPPPYPPPDRDIVDPTVCYREADVTAPTELVPKQSLLPAHDNVYVVDDMVLELSEVEETASESSCFASEDTTEDSGVVSSPSDIVSLDSQNDSMKLRDIKLVNGCMDSAEADAMCGTEMCPVKNACCNSVGSDSAPQSRRGEEMASAKHENEDILIAAQLQQTLAGLDEDLEAADGISNSDSECNEVLSPHTRKVEAAQDVTISVPVTVIDDAPEVSTSNSAGNQETETRVSQNISADSVNTGNFTNKNNNAGSFDKGHTDGGAICISKDLIHQQPSENEFSHLPVEQRRDMFESLTSSFEKRSEKNLRLEPLPKHGLKSEECKSKLTPSHSKATAEISTAKEKINPFNECSNRERSLKKSKSELEIKWPPGKRIEVEEVSSTPTWCHRAQNSGTNYEPKMGLTTFKVVPPKPEVKHFDRGVSLATGAIKIDELGNLVGPNTGVSKHIPGTSTDESEEIHLGKVKAFWRSSSIEKQSDDSAEHPPKKSAITTTSKPFTIKHEHKPISLAAPKPVAPQTVTTQIAERQSENERTKPLLPVTQSQVTQLVTPTSNKDKLELPFVKPHRRTSSQYVASAIARHISVTTLKSDSMECHEKDENKQGAGEVKTEAGVSPKRCVIAKYSPVETESAETKETLSSIFTCSQKASHRFTPGDNSGMENKVVNIRAPNQATPLNFYKKNTSVPLSKSSSKDNNSAEDYGLSSKQTIAEKKTCLLLDQKCETLTHTNSASSLKSPDLQGVPSSFSSSLRITKWPPPNGVQGSSLKASSELNGAAANAESEQEEKPDDSDINAISELDVNVQTNIFGPKKKFKPVVQKPIPKDTSLHSALMEAIQTGGGKEKLRKVSDSALNGNHRKPSYAEPENERSALLAAIRGHSGTSKLRKISSLASKELQSFRNAELSLQKAADPQEEQLCIPPAPAQPPPPPPTQLSAAAPKSSATATGNPGEARQALMEAIRSGAGAAKLKKVPLLV
- the COBL gene encoding protein cordon-bleu isoform X5, coding for METLVRPGASKPPSGRRMKARAPPPPNQASAASRTHSEHKSPAETAVISDQNLVSMKENMINRSVDFTVILPSGVEQKSTVQGSKAVMDLLVDLCSQYRLNPSQHSLELKSSGTQQPLSYKPNTLIGALDVQMVLLKEKVPEEKTKRPLPRVPEKSVRLVVNYLKTQKAVVRVSPEVPLHNIIPAICEKCEVSQEHIVLLRDGITGEELELTKSLEELGIKELYAWDRKREPHRKASISNDAIEKEKTRLLGLFKADRRSSKTEEHLRMNRDCGEEDVFSSASTSEGSLDGFSTAPNSPSVNSRSSSLGPSLSLGNISGMTANPEVKKRRAPPPPVVTPALQNLTMSGQEKTGAQISQGASLNDLQKKKRRAPLPPAASAPPTPAMPNRTEEREDKRKSTMGDGRQVPQKPPRGTTRGPPQLVIPPPPPYPPPDRDIVDPTVCYREADVTAPTELVPKQSLLPAHDNVYVVDDMVLELSEVEETASESSCFASEDTTEDSGVVSSPSDIVSLDSQNDSMKLRDIKLVNGCMDSAEADAMCGTEMCPVKNACCNSVGSDSAPQRRGEEMASAKHENEDILIAAQLQQTLAGLDEDLEAADGISNSDSECNEVLSPHTRKVEAAQDVTISVPVTVIDDAPEVSTSNSAGNQETETRVSQNISADSVNTGNFTNKNNNAGSFDKGHTDGGAICISKDLIHQQPSENEFSHLPVEQRRDMFESLTSSFEKRSEKNLRLEPLPKHGLKSEECKSKLTPSHSKATAEISTAKEKINPFNECSNRERSLKKSKSELEIKWPPGKRIEVEEVSSTPTWCHRAQNSGTNYEPKMGLTTFKVVPPKPEVKHFDRGVSLATGAIKIDELGNLVGPNTGVSKHIPGTSTDESEEIHLGKVKAFWRSSSIEKQSDDSAEHPPKKSAITTTSKPFTIKHEHKPISLAAPKPVAPQTVTTQIAERQSENERTKPLLPVTQSQVTQLVTPTSNKDKLELPFVKPHRRTSSQYVASAIARHISVTTLKSDSMECHEKDENKQGAGEVKTEAGVSPKRCVIAKYSPVETESAETKETLSSIFTCSQKASHRFTPGDNSGMENKVVNIRAPNQATPLNFYKKNTSVPLSKSSSKDNNSAEDYGLSSKQTIAEKKTCLLLDQKCETLTHTNSASSLKSPDLQGVPSSFSSSLRITKWPPPNGVQGSSLKASSELNGAAANAESEQEEKPDDSDINAISELDVNVQTNIFGPKKKFKPVVQKPIPKDTSLHSALMEAIQTGGGKEKLRKVSDSALNGNHRKPSYAEPENERSALLAAIRGHSGTSKLRKISSLASKELQSFRNAELSLQKAADPQEEQLCIPPAPAQPPPPPPTQLSAAAPKSSATATGNPGEARQALMEAIRSGAGAAKLKKVPLLV